In a genomic window of Erinaceus europaeus chromosome 12, mEriEur2.1, whole genome shotgun sequence:
- the LOC103117304 gene encoding IQ domain-containing protein F1 isoform X1, whose amino-acid sequence MSIYNLHEENEPENTVEHTNDEPQQKGKPTHSSSTPHSEQVEAKSIERVETKGVSDTAGRSREIPGKQNERPTSKTSVVRIQAWWRGTLVRRTLLLAALSAWVIQTWWKEKLMEQMEKRRRTALENFARKEWAAVSLQSWVRTWRIRRRYCRLLQAARIIQAYWRCHSCASRGLIKGHYRVTTDQLCLELEILLGSGPCILTESIPLPINQ is encoded by the exons ATGAGCATTTACAACTTACAT GAGGAAAACGAGCCAGAAAATACTGTAGAACATACGAATGATGAGCCCCAGCAGAAAGGGAAACCAACTCATTCATCTTCAACACCACACTCAGAGCAGGTGGAG gCTAAATCGATCGAACGGGTTGAAACAAAAGGAGTGAGCGATACCGCTGGGAGATCTAGAGAA ATTCCAGGGAAACAGAATGAGCGTCCTACTAGTAAGACAAGTGTCGTGAGGATCCAGGCTTGGTGGCGTGGCACCTTGGTGCGCAGGACGCTGCTGCTCGCAGCCCTCAGCGCCTGGGTCATTCAGACTTGGTGGAAGGAGAAGCTGATGGAGCAGATGGAAAAGAGGCGGCGGACGGCACTGGAGAACTTTGCCCGGAAGGAGTGGGCGGCGGTCAGCCTGCAGTCCTGGGTCCGCACGTGGCGCATTCGGAGGCGCTACTGCCGGCTGCTGCAGGCCGCCCGCATCATCCAGGCCTACTGGAGGTGCCACTCCTGCGCCTCCCGGGGGCTCATCAAGGGCCACTACAGAGTGACAACTGATCAGCTGTGTCTCGAGCTGGAGATCTTGCTGGGCTCTGGGCCTTGTATCCTGACGGAGTCTATTCCTCTCCCAATAAATCAATGA
- the LOC103117304 gene encoding IQ domain-containing protein F1 isoform X2: MEENEPENTVEHTNDEPQQKGKPTHSSSTPHSEQVEAKSIERVETKGVSDTAGRSREIPGKQNERPTSKTSVVRIQAWWRGTLVRRTLLLAALSAWVIQTWWKEKLMEQMEKRRRTALENFARKEWAAVSLQSWVRTWRIRRRYCRLLQAARIIQAYWRCHSCASRGLIKGHYRVTTDQLCLELEILLGSGPCILTESIPLPINQ, encoded by the exons ATG GAGGAAAACGAGCCAGAAAATACTGTAGAACATACGAATGATGAGCCCCAGCAGAAAGGGAAACCAACTCATTCATCTTCAACACCACACTCAGAGCAGGTGGAG gCTAAATCGATCGAACGGGTTGAAACAAAAGGAGTGAGCGATACCGCTGGGAGATCTAGAGAA ATTCCAGGGAAACAGAATGAGCGTCCTACTAGTAAGACAAGTGTCGTGAGGATCCAGGCTTGGTGGCGTGGCACCTTGGTGCGCAGGACGCTGCTGCTCGCAGCCCTCAGCGCCTGGGTCATTCAGACTTGGTGGAAGGAGAAGCTGATGGAGCAGATGGAAAAGAGGCGGCGGACGGCACTGGAGAACTTTGCCCGGAAGGAGTGGGCGGCGGTCAGCCTGCAGTCCTGGGTCCGCACGTGGCGCATTCGGAGGCGCTACTGCCGGCTGCTGCAGGCCGCCCGCATCATCCAGGCCTACTGGAGGTGCCACTCCTGCGCCTCCCGGGGGCTCATCAAGGGCCACTACAGAGTGACAACTGATCAGCTGTGTCTCGAGCTGGAGATCTTGCTGGGCTCTGGGCCTTGTATCCTGACGGAGTCTATTCCTCTCCCAATAAATCAATGA